One part of the Vitis riparia cultivar Riparia Gloire de Montpellier isolate 1030 chromosome 15, EGFV_Vit.rip_1.0, whole genome shotgun sequence genome encodes these proteins:
- the LOC117932488 gene encoding LIM domain-containing protein PLIM2c-like produces the protein MAFTGTLDKCKACDKTVYVVDLLSADGASYHKTCFKCSHCKGTLVMSNYSSMDGVLYCKPHFEQLFKESGNFSKNFQTSAKPADKLHELSRAPSKLSSMFSGTQDKCSACRKTVYPLEKVTLEGESYHKSCFKCAHGGCPLTHSSYAALNGVLYCKHHFSQLFMEKGNYSHVLEAATHKKQAASNAEAEAKAEAETKAEAEGEAEAEPEHDQPDQTQGQS, from the exons atggCATTCACTGGAACCTTGGATAAATGCAAGGCTTGTGATAAGACTGTTTATGTGGTGGATTTGTTGTCTGCAGATGGAGCATCTTATCATAAAACATGCTTCAAATGCAGCCATTGCAAAGGCACCCTTGTG ATGAGCAACTACTCATCCATGGATGGGGTCCTCTACTGCAAACCTCATTTTGAGCAGCTGTTCAAGGAGTCTGGCAATTTCAGCAAGAATTTTCAAACAT CTGCGAAGCCTGCTGACAAGCTACATGAGCTG TCAAGGGCTCCTAGCAAACTCTCTTCTATGTTCTCCGGAACCCAAGACAAATGCTCTGCTTGTCGAAAGACAGTGTACCCATTGGAGAAg GTGACGCTAGAGGGAGAATCTTACCACAAGTCATGCTTCAAGTGTGCTCATGGGGGCTGTCCCCTCACACATTCATCCTATGCTGCTTTGAATGGAGTCCTCTACTGCAAGCACCATTTTTCCCAGCTCTTCATGGAGAAAGGCAATTACAGCCATGTTCTTGAGGCTGCAACACACAAGAAACAAGCTGCTTCAAATGCAGAGGCAGAAGCAAAAGCAgaagcagaaacaaaagcagaagcAGAAGGAGAAGCAGAAGCAGAGCCAGAACATGACCAACCTGACCAGACACAGGGGCAATCCTAA